The genome window ccttgTCACACTATTCACTAcctcctctctacctccctctccTACTCTTATGACTATAGAATATAAACACTGAAACACTATGGACCCAAGAAATTACAGCGCTCTGCATGTTTTTATCCTGCTTGGCTTCTCTGACCACCCTCAACTGGAAATGATCCTCTCTGGAGTTGTCACCTTCTTTTACGTTATTACCTTAGTGGGTAACACAGCTATCATTTTTGCATCCCTCCTGGATCCCCATCTCCATACACCAATGTACTTTTTCCTCAGGAATTTATCTTTTCTGGATTTGTGTTTCACAACAAGCATTGTCCCTCAGATGCTGGTTAACTTGTGGGGACCCGATAAGACTATCAGCTCTGTGGGTTGTATTGTTCagctttatgtgtatatgtggctaGGTTCCATTGAGTGTCTTCTCCTGGCTGTCATGTCCTATGATCGTTTCACAGCTATCTGTAAGCCACTGCACTATTTTATAATCATGAATCCACGTCTGTGTATCAAGATGATTGTCATGGTCTGGAGTATTAGTTTGGCCAACTCAGTAGTATTATGCACACTCACTGTGAATTTGCCTCGAT of Peromyscus leucopus breed LL Stock chromosome 5, UCI_PerLeu_2.1, whole genome shotgun sequence contains these proteins:
- the LOC114685889 gene encoding olfactory receptor 2W1 translates to MDPRNYSALHVFILLGFSDHPQLEMILSGVVTFFYVITLVGNTAIIFASLLDPHLHTPMYFFLRNLSFLDLCFTTSIVPQMLVNLWGPDKTISSVGCIVQLYVYMWLGSIECLLLAVMSYDRFTAICKPLHYFIIMNPRLCIKMIVMVWSISLANSVVLCTLTVNLPRCGHNLLDHFLCELPAMVKIACVDTTAVEMSVFALGIVIVLTPLILILISYGYIAKTVLNMKSRAGQKKAMNTCGSHLTVVSIFYGTIIYMYLQPGNRASKDQGKFLTLFYTIITPSLNPLIYTLRNRDMKDALRKLVRFYHKLQK